In Synergistales bacterium, the sequence CAGGACCGAGGGGATCTGGGATGCCGGGCCGACGGGAGGCGTGCTCTGCGTGGCCGGACGTTTCGAACCCTACTACGACAGCCGGCCGCGGATCACGACGCCGCTGGTGAAGCGGGACGGCGAACTCCGGGCCGCGGACTGGGAGGAGACCGAGGCCTGCATGGCCGACGCCCTTCCTCAGGCGGGCGGGCTTGAGGTCTGCACGGGACTGCTCTCCGCCCGGGCGACCCTGGAGACCGCACGGGCTTTCGGGGAGCTCTTCGGTGAACGCGGTTTCCTGCTGGAGGGCTCCGGTACCGAGGTCGGCGACGCCGCGCTGGACGAGCTGGACAGCGCCGACTGCGTGGTGGTGGCCGGCATCGATCTGGAAGAGGACTGCCGGGCCGTCTCGTCGCCGGTGAAACGGGCCGCCAACCGGGGCGCCCAGGTGGTCGTCCTGGGGAGCGCCGGGCAGTGGGTGGACCTCCGCGCCACCGCCCGACTGGAACCGACGGATCTTGCGGGAATGCGGGAACGCCTGGAGACGTCGGACCGCCCTGCGGTGCTCTACGGTCCCGGCGCACCGGAGGGCCTGCTCCGTACCGTCGACGAGGTGGGCGAGAAGGTCAAACGGATCGGTCTCGCCAGGGGGGCCAACAGCCGAGGCATCGAGAGCGAGGGGATCGCCCCATGGCGGTGCAGGCCCCTTTTCGGCCCCGTCTATGTGCTGCTCTGCGATGAAGACCCCACTCCCGACCTTCTCGAGGCTGTCGCCGACGCCAGCTTCCTGGTGGTGCAGTCCAGCACGGCAAACAGCCTCACCGAGCGTGCCGATGTGGTGCTGCCGTCGCCTGCCTGGAGCGAACGCACCGGAACCTACGTCAACACCGAAGGGCGCACCGCAAGTCTTGCGGCCGCCGTTCCCCCTGTGGGGGATACCGAGCCCGACGAAGACGTGCTCGCCCGGATAGGGAGGGTGAAGCTATGCAGAAGGTGACCATCGCGACGGACTGGCTGGAATCCTGCGCCGGGTGCCACATGTCGCTGCTGGATGTCGACGAGCGGCTCTTCGATCTCCTGAAGGCGGTGGAGTTCACGTCGAGCCCCATCACCGACCTCAAGGTGCCTCCCGAGGCGGGGGTGGACGTGGGGATTCTGAGCGGGGCCATCGGCAACAGCCACCAGGAGGAGGTCGCCCGGACCATGCGGGAGCGGTCGCGCATCCTGGTGGCCCTCGGCGACTGCGCCGTCTTCGGCGGGGTCTGCGTGCTGCGGAACCTCTTCGCCCGGGACGCCGTGCTCGCCAGAGGCTACATGGAGACCGAGAGTACCGACCCGGGAAGCCGGGTGCCCGACTCGGAGGAACTGGGGGCGCTCACCGACAGGGCCTATCCCGTCAACCAGGTGGTGGACGTGGATGTCTACCTGCCGGGCTGTCCTCCCTCGGCGGATGCGATCCACTTCGTGCTCTCCGAGCTGGTGGAGGGGCGCATCCCCGTCCTGCCCGACGAGTTGCTGCACTATGACTAGTCCGGAGAGGGAGCGATGCTATGGGTACTAAAGTCACGATTGCGCCTGTCACCAGGATAGAGGGGCATGCCAGGATCACGGTGCACCTGAACGAGGAGGGCGGCGTGGACCACACCCGGTTCCACGTGGACCAGTACCGGGGCTTCGAGAAATTCTGCGAAGGCCGGCCCTTCTTCGAGATGATCGGGATCACGCCACGGATCTGCGGGATCTGCCCCGTCTCCCACCACCTCGCCGCCGCCAAGGCCTGCGACGCCGTGGCCGGGGTGACCCCGCCGCGGCCGGCGGCGCTGCTGCGGGAGCTCATGCACATGGGTCAGGTGATCCAGTCCCACGCGCTGCACTTCTTCCATCTGGCCAGCCCGGATCTGCTGCTCGGCTTCGACGCCGACCCCAGGATCAGAAACGTCATCGGTCTGGCCGGCAAGGACGCCGAGCTGGCCAGGAAGGCCGTAGGGCTCCGCAAGTACGGCCAGGAGATCATCGCCACCCTGGGGGAGAAGAAGGTCCATCCCCACTTCGCCGTCCCGGGTGGCGTCAACAAGGCCCTCACCGCCAAAGAGAGGGAGGAGATCCTCGGCGGTCTGGAGGAGATGACGGCCATCGCCAGGGAAGGTCTGGAGATCGTGGAGAACTGGGCCGAGGCCAACCGGGAGCTGGTGGACGGCTTC encodes:
- a CDS encoding (2Fe-2S)-binding protein, producing MGTTITLTINGEVVTGTAGDTILEVCEKNGIDVPTLCHFPGLSERGACRMCLVEVTGARGYLPACTTAAADGMEVATESEELARLRRSNLELLFAERNHLCMFCEMSGDCELQSLAYRYGMDHVRYGFAWPGYEVDTSREHFFFDQNRCILCRRCVRACEEKAGHAVLGVRDRGPATLVCADVDYPFDQSTCVACGTCLQVCPTGALVDKISAYVGRREELDRVQTTCPLCSVGCAVEVSSRDGIPVRTEGIWDAGPTGGVLCVAGRFEPYYDSRPRITTPLVKRDGELRAADWEETEACMADALPQAGGLEVCTGLLSARATLETARAFGELFGERGFLLEGSGTEVGDAALDELDSADCVVVAGIDLEEDCRAVSSPVKRAANRGAQVVVLGSAGQWVDLRATARLEPTDLAGMRERLETSDRPAVLYGPGAPEGLLRTVDEVGEKVKRIGLARGANSRGIESEGIAPWRCRPLFGPVYVLLCDEDPTPDLLEAVADASFLVVQSSTANSLTERADVVLPSPAWSERTGTYVNTEGRTASLAAAVPPVGDTEPDEDVLARIGRVKLCRR
- a CDS encoding NADP oxidoreductase; the protein is MQKVTIATDWLESCAGCHMSLLDVDERLFDLLKAVEFTSSPITDLKVPPEAGVDVGILSGAIGNSHQEEVARTMRERSRILVALGDCAVFGGVCVLRNLFARDAVLARGYMETESTDPGSRVPDSEELGALTDRAYPVNQVVDVDVYLPGCPPSADAIHFVLSELVEGRIPVLPDELLHYD